One part of the Williamwhitmania taraxaci genome encodes these proteins:
- the upp gene encoding uracil phosphoribosyltransferase, producing MVRILGEGNSLLNQYIYELRDKSVQLDSLRFRRNLERIAEIFAYEISKELKYKSVSVETPLGVTEMNLMQQQPVIASVLRAGLPMHQGFLNYFDRAENAFISAYRKYGQDGTFKIQFEHLSCPSIGGKTLILTDPMLATGASMILAYKALIDKGMPTHTHVVSIIASREGVEYVKRNIASQSYTLWVGAVDDELTNKSYIVPGLGDAGDLAYGSKM from the coding sequence ATGGTGCGTATTCTTGGAGAGGGAAATTCTCTTTTAAACCAGTACATCTACGAGTTGCGTGATAAATCTGTCCAACTCGACAGCCTTCGTTTTCGCAGAAATCTTGAGCGAATTGCTGAGATATTTGCCTATGAAATCAGTAAGGAGTTAAAGTATAAGTCGGTTTCGGTCGAAACACCGCTCGGTGTTACAGAGATGAACCTAATGCAACAGCAACCAGTTATTGCCTCTGTGCTTCGGGCGGGATTGCCCATGCATCAAGGTTTTCTGAACTATTTCGATAGGGCCGAGAATGCTTTTATTTCGGCCTACCGAAAGTATGGACAGGACGGCACCTTCAAAATCCAATTCGAACATCTTTCCTGTCCCTCAATAGGTGGGAAAACCCTAATTTTAACTGATCCGATGTTGGCAACAGGCGCCTCAATGATTCTTGCCTATAAAGCACTGATCGATAAAGGCATGCCAACTCATACTCATGTGGTTTCAATCATTGCTAGCCGCGAGGGCGTTGAGTATGTAAAGCGAAACATTGCCAGTCAGTCGTATACGCTTTGGGTGGGTGCGGTAGACGATGAACTTACCAACAAATCATACATCGTTCCAGGCCTCGGTGATGCCGGAGACCTTGCCTACGGAAGTAAAATGTAG
- the folK gene encoding 2-amino-4-hydroxy-6-hydroxymethyldihydropteridine diphosphokinase — protein MERVVLLLGGNLGDRFELLAEMRREIEANIGHIEIASSLYESEPWGFDHPTKFLNQVVVCGTSLPPLEALENIHSIEGKLGRVRQGEGYSARTADIDILFYGNVSMETVELTIPHPRLHERRFTLLPLAEVCPTLEHPTKKRSILELLECCNDISQVVKIEE, from the coding sequence ATGGAGAGAGTTGTTTTACTGCTTGGAGGTAACCTTGGCGACAGATTTGAGTTATTGGCCGAAATGCGAAGAGAAATAGAGGCTAACATAGGCCACATTGAAATTGCATCCTCGCTATACGAATCGGAACCTTGGGGATTTGATCACCCCACTAAATTCCTCAATCAAGTAGTAGTGTGCGGAACCAGTTTGCCGCCATTGGAGGCATTGGAGAACATCCACTCCATTGAGGGAAAGTTAGGTCGAGTTAGGCAAGGAGAAGGCTATTCGGCCCGCACTGCCGATATCGACATTCTCTTTTATGGAAACGTATCGATGGAAACCGTGGAACTAACCATTCCCCATCCCCGACTCCATGAGCGAAGGTTCACCCTTCTCCCCTTAGCGGAGGTATGTCCAACACTTGAGCATCCCACAAAAAAAAGAAGCATCCTAGAACTTCTAGAATGCTGTAATGATATTTCACAAGTAGTAAAGATTGAGGAATAA
- the sppA gene encoding signal peptide peptidase SppA: MKSFFKTLLASILGVIIGSFLMLFLLLMIVGAVVSSGDKPYEVKAGSVLHLKFDRQIVDRASKNPFEGFSAFSMRPEKSMGLNEILSNIKKAKTDDNIKGIYLDLDIIPAGFATVQEIRNALIDFKTSKKFIVAYSDVFSQKAYFLASVSDKIYLNPEGELELLGLRSEVLFFKRALDKLGVEPQILRHGKFKSAVEPFMLDKMSPENREQQLTYMGSIWNEVAKGIAQERKLTVEGINAMANNLTIRNGKSAVDNGLIDSLFYKDQLVDQLCKLAGVSKEGDLKLVAYNDYTMSPESKTGKKFTKDKIAVIYASGEIGMGQGGNSTIGADGLSKAIADARKDSSVKAIVLRVNSPGGSALASEIIWRELVLAKKVKPLVVSMGDVAASGGYYISAPADVILANPTTITGSIGVFGLMFNAQKAMSDKLGITVDVAKTHAHADMLTVFRPLSAEERNVLQNGVEDIYKTFVNRVATGRNMADSKVDSIGGGRVWSGENAKGLGLVDQFGGLSDAILVAAKLAKLENYRLLELPKQKEALEALMEDFGGQAKMWIMKDELGDAFKHYNYLKSMLQKGGVVARMPYDVEIY; this comes from the coding sequence ATGAAAAGTTTTTTTAAAACACTGTTGGCTTCCATTTTAGGGGTCATTATTGGTTCATTTTTGATGTTATTTCTTCTGCTTATGATTGTGGGAGCGGTAGTTTCTTCCGGCGATAAGCCCTATGAAGTAAAAGCGGGATCGGTTCTTCACCTTAAGTTCGATAGGCAAATTGTTGATCGTGCTTCTAAAAATCCTTTCGAGGGTTTTAGTGCCTTCTCGATGCGACCTGAAAAAAGTATGGGTCTAAATGAGATTTTGTCCAATATCAAAAAGGCGAAGACCGATGATAACATTAAGGGTATCTATCTCGATTTGGATATTATTCCTGCAGGATTTGCTACCGTGCAAGAAATTCGCAATGCTCTAATTGACTTTAAAACTTCTAAGAAATTCATCGTAGCCTATTCCGACGTTTTTTCTCAGAAAGCATATTTCTTGGCTTCTGTTTCCGATAAGATATACCTTAACCCTGAAGGCGAATTGGAATTGTTAGGCCTTCGTAGTGAGGTGTTGTTCTTCAAGAGAGCCCTTGACAAGTTAGGTGTCGAGCCTCAGATCCTTCGCCATGGAAAGTTTAAGAGTGCTGTAGAGCCTTTTATGCTCGATAAAATGAGCCCCGAAAATAGGGAACAGCAGCTTACCTACATGGGATCTATCTGGAATGAAGTTGCGAAAGGTATTGCCCAGGAGCGTAAGCTTACCGTTGAGGGAATTAATGCCATGGCCAATAACCTGACCATTCGCAACGGTAAATCGGCGGTAGATAATGGGTTGATAGATAGTCTTTTTTATAAAGATCAGCTAGTTGACCAACTTTGCAAACTTGCTGGAGTCAGCAAAGAGGGTGATCTTAAGTTGGTGGCGTATAACGACTACACCATGAGTCCGGAATCTAAGACTGGAAAGAAGTTTACAAAGGATAAGATTGCTGTAATTTACGCTTCGGGCGAAATTGGAATGGGTCAAGGCGGTAATTCAACCATTGGTGCTGATGGCTTGTCGAAGGCGATTGCTGACGCAAGAAAAGACTCTTCGGTAAAGGCAATCGTGTTGCGCGTGAATAGCCCAGGTGGGAGCGCTTTGGCCAGCGAAATTATTTGGCGCGAGCTGGTTTTAGCCAAAAAGGTTAAACCTTTGGTCGTTTCCATGGGCGATGTGGCTGCCTCGGGTGGTTACTACATTAGTGCACCGGCCGATGTTATTCTTGCTAACCCAACCACCATCACGGGTAGTATTGGCGTTTTTGGTCTTATGTTTAACGCACAAAAAGCCATGTCCGATAAGCTTGGCATTACGGTTGATGTGGCCAAAACCCATGCTCACGCCGATATGCTCACCGTATTTCGACCACTAAGTGCAGAGGAGCGAAATGTTCTTCAAAATGGTGTGGAAGATATCTACAAAACCTTTGTAAATAGAGTTGCTACGGGTCGTAATATGGCTGATTCTAAGGTTGACTCTATTGGTGGTGGTCGTGTTTGGAGTGGCGAAAACGCTAAGGGATTAGGCCTAGTCGATCAGTTTGGTGGCCTTTCGGATGCCATTTTGGTTGCCGCTAAGTTGGCAAAACTTGAGAACTATCGCTTGCTCGAACTTCCAAAACAGAAAGAGGCGCTGGAGGCATTAATGGAAGATTTTGGTGGTCAAGCCAAAATGTGGATTATGAAAGATGAACTCGGTGATGCGTTTAAACACTATAACTACCTTAAGAGTATGCTCCAAAAGGGTGGTGTTGTTGCTCGTATGCCGTACGATGTAGAGATATACTAA